The following nucleotide sequence is from Flavobacteriales bacterium.
CCTATTTAGCGGGAACATGCATTTGATGCATCCGGAAATAGGTTTGGTTGAATTAAACGAACCATTCACTTTCGAACAAAACATAACTTCTGCAAGCAGCACCATTCCTCCCCAAAAACCTAAAACACCCTATAAAATTCCTACAGTATTATCAACCATAAAAATAGCCAAGGTTGACATTTCTGACCATATAACTGAATTGGAAAAAATGACCAAACCTGATTCTAAGAAGCCTCCATTATCAGGAAAAGAAAAAATTAAATTGTCGATTTATGATTTTCTGATAGACCTGTTGGGAGACAAAAAAAAGGCCGGTTCAACCTCTCGAAAAACGGATGAACCGCCTCAAAAAAATGACTCCGACAAACAAAGTGACCCCTTTAAGAGAGCCAATCATTTTTTTGACAAACTGGGTAAAATCGCACAAGGTATTTTTAAGAAATCAGCCTCACGAATGTCGTTTGATTACAACCAACTGAAGGAGCGAAACATGCGTGAGATGGAAAAACTAATGAAAATGATAGAATCAAACCCTGATTTGGCCTTAAAGTATGCAATGCCCATATCTGACAACCACGAGCGGAGCGGACTACCCAGTGCTTGGAGCATGGGCGGATTTTCATTGTTCAAGTTGTTTGGAGGTAGTAGCAGCGGAAATGGGGGTAGTATTTTATTGGGAGATAAAGCTCTTGAAGATCTTAGAACCAAATATCAGAAAATGGCACGTGCCTATTTGGAAAAAGGAGATTATGAAAAAGCGGCTTATGTTTATATCAAACTACTAAAACAATATCGGGATGGTGCCAAAGCATACGAATCGGGGAAAATGTTTGAAAAAGCTGCCTCTACATACATCAAACTTTTGGATGATAAACATGCCGCTGCGGATTGTTTTAAAAATGCCTCGATGTATCTAAATGCTATAGAAATATTTGAGGAGCTTGAAAACTACGAAGAATGTGGCGATTTGTATATGCGTATTGGCCAACCCACGAGTGCCACAAAATACTTTGAAAGAGCCATAGGGAAGGCCGCCAAAACTCATAATTTTTTGCTGGCTGAGCGTTTGTGCAAAGATAAACTTCATGATTTTAGAAGAGGCCAAAACTACCTTTTGGAGGCTTGGAACCTATTAAAAGATAAATCTGCATTATCCTATTTGACTAAATATTTCCAGGAAGAAAAAAATGAAGATCAATTGATGTCAACCCTTAAAGACATTCACCAAAAACTACCAAACTTGAGCAAAACAAAGCAGTTTATCGAATGTCTGAAAAAGATAAATGTGACCAGCGAAGAAAATAAAAGTTTCATCAAAGAAACAGGTATTCAACTTATTTCTACTGCATCTCGCACCGACCGAATGGTAGTAAAACAGCTAAATGCTTTTATTGGCAGGGATACAGAATTAGAAAAAGATGTAATTCGGTTTACTACCCGCAAAACAATGTGATTTATCCAACAGCCTCAATCATGGCCTATTTCTCCAATCAATTCAGATATAAAAACAACTTATAGGAAATAGTTTGGGGCTTTAGGTGGTCGCATCTATTTTTGCCAAAAAAAAATAAAAAAATGTCTGTATTAGTAGGAAAAAATGCTCCGTCGTTTGTTGCACCGGCGGTTATTAATGGCGAAGAAGTTGTAGAAAACTTCACACTCGATCAATACAAAGGAGAGAAGTATGTAATATTCTTCTTCTATCCAAAAGATTTTACCTTTGTATGTCCGACAGAGTTGCACGCATTTCAAGAAAAATTAGCTGAATTTAAAGCCAAAGGTTGCGAAATTGTGGCCTGTAGCACCGACACCGAAGAATCTCACTGGGGATGGTTGCAAATGAGCAAAGATCAAGGTGGTATTCAAGGAATTACCTACCCAATAGTGGCCGACACCACAAAAACCGTGAGCATCAATTATGGTGTTTTGGCCGGAGAATATGGCTATGACGAAAACGAACATCTTGCCGCCACCGGCCCAATGATAGCCTATAGAGGTCTGTTTTTGATTGACAAAAAGGGCGTTGTTAGACACCAAATAGTGAATGATTTGCCATTGGGTAGAAACGTGAACGAGGCCATGCGAATGTTGGATGCCCTAATTCATCTTGAAACACATGGCGAGGTATGTCCTGCCAACTGGGAAGAAGGGAAAGATGCCATGAACGCTACGCATAGCGGTGTTGCTGATTATTTGGCAAAACATTAATGATTTGATTTTAACACGCCTGTAGGAACACGCCTCGAGGCGTGTTCCTACAGGCGTATTCCTGCAAACGTGTTTAATTATTTCACCCCATTCACAATCTCCGAAATAATTTTGGGTCCGGCATAAATAAACCCAGAATAAACCTGTATCAAATTAGCTCCCGCATTTAGTTTTTCATTGGCATCGGTTGCGGTTTCAATGCCACCAACACCAATAATGATTATCGAATTATTTTTTGACCGGATGTATCTAACTACTTCAGTTGAACGCTTTTTAACGGGTTTTCCGCTGAGGCCACCTGCTCCTAAAGTTTCAACTTCCAGTGAATTTGTCAATAAATTATCGCGAGAAATGGTTGTATTGGTTGCTACAATTCCAGCCAAACCATACGCCTCTACCAAATCCAAAATATCATCAATTTGACTAAAAGAATTGTCGGGCGATATTTTTACGAATAACGGTTTTGGCACTTTATTTTTCATTTTTTCGTCCACCTTTCTTATGGCTTCAAAAATGGTTTTCAAGGCATCTTTGTCTTGCAACTCTCTCAGATTCGGTGTGTTCGGTGAACTCACGTTTACGACAAAATAATCAACATACGTGTAAAGACATTCGTAACATTTGGCATAATCTTCATGGGCATTTTCGTTGGGAGTAACTTTGTTTTTGCCAATATTGCCGCCTACAATTAAATCAGTTTTGGGGAATTTGGCTCTAAAACCGCTTAACCTTTTGACTGCCGTATCCATGCCCTCGTTGTTAAAACCCATACGGTTTAAAAGTGCATGATCCCTTTTTAATCTAAACAATCGGGGCTTGTCATTACCCGATTGAGGCTTGGGCGTGATTGTACCAATTTCAACAAAACCAAAGCCCAGTTTATCCATCACCTCGAGGTATTCAGCATTTTTATCAAAACCCGCAGCCAAACCAAGTTTATTCCTAAATGTGAGCCCTGCCACCTGCTGTTTCTGGTTTTTTAACTGGCCAATCAACAATTGTTTGACAATACCGAAAAGGCCAAATTTATTCAACCACAAAAGCATTTTTGTTACAAAATGATGTGCCTTTTCGGCATCCATCTGAAACAGTATTTTTTTAAGAATTGCGTACATTTAGGTTGCGAAGATACAAGGCTTTTAGAATTGAATTCTTAAAGTTTTGTGCGTTTGGTATATTTGTGCAATGCGACCAATATTCCGCGTAATACTGACTCTTTGCATGATGTGGTTTAACCCTGCCCAAGCCCAGACACTGGATAGTTTTCTCAAAACCAACAAAAGTGCCTTAAACAACAACTTCAACATTGGCTTGTCAAGCAACATACAAAATCCTGCCCCCTTCCATTTTTACCCAGCTGTAAAAGCAAGGGTTGGTCGATTGCAAGTGGCTGGTTTTTACAGTCAGAAAAAGAATGATGACCTCTTAAAAAAATTAGAAATTGACTTGGATTTGTTTCCATTTCACACAAATGAAAGCACTAAGTATTACTTAAAAACCACTTTTGATGCCACCCTTGTCCGTATGATGGCTCAACAAACAACCTTTGATAATCACTTTACTCATGCCTTTGGAATGGGTGTATCACGTTATAAACTCAACAGTCGGCATCAATTTTCGGCCAAAATGGGTGTTGCTTTTGATTGGCAAAGACCTATATTGTGGCGAAGTCCGGTTGTTGGACAAAGCAGTTACCCATTTTTCAAAATATCGTACGACCTTTACATTTTCAAACTGCAAAAGCCGTTTTATGAGGGTCTTGAGTTAAAAAGTGACCACCCTATAACCTTGGGCGTTTTAAATTTTCTTGGAAAGAATTTCAATCCATCGGCTGGTGTCGGTTTTGGGGGTGGCCATTTATTTCATGTTGCTCCAAACATTGGCTGTTCTGTTGGTCGATTTTATTTTAGGGGGTTCACGTTGGATAATTACCAGAATAAAATTGGCTTTGGTACTGACTTTCAAATTGGCCTCAACATATTTCGTTTGGACATACACCCAGCTTACAAAACCTATTTCACAGCATCTTTCGACAACTTTTATTATGATAACTATAGTGTCCGTGACGACTACTTCTACCTTTGGCAAATAGGATTAAACCATTATAAAATAAATGGCTATCACAGCATAAACACAAAAATTGGAATTGCATTGGAATCTATTCCGGGCCTGGCGGCATTGAAATTTTCCAATAGTTTTACCCCGTATGGTGAGTTATCATACAACGTTCATATTTTCAAATTTCGTGATTTGAATATGGAAGAAATTCGATCAATTCAAACAAAAGATACCACCGAAAATGCCGTCTATCATAACCACAATCCATTTTTTAATTTGGGTGCATCAACGGTTCCCGACATTGGCATTTTCTCCTCTATAGGATTTAGTTTTAACAGAATAACCACAGGAGTTCGCGTTGGCTACTTTGATGGAGATTTGGCAGCTGGTCTTTTTGGAGATGTTGATATTTATAAAATTAAAAAAAGGACATCTTATCGCTATTATACTGCCGGAGTCAGCACCATAGGTTCAATTAATTTTATTCCCGGAATCAACATTGGATACAAAAGATACTTTGAAAAAAAGGCCGATTCTATAAAAGTTGGAATAGGTTTGCTAAACAACAAAACAGTAATTCCTACTTTCGAGGCTAATGCCTTTTTTTATGCGTTTAAGTTTAACTTTTCTAAACCCAAGACTAATCAATAAATTTCCCTAAAAACTCATCTCTAAAAATTTCCAATCCTTTGCTTGCTCCAGCCACAATGTGCTTAAATTGTTTTGTAGATTCATGGTTTTCATCGGGATCTATCAAAAAAATGGGACAATGAGCAGGTGCAAATTGCACTAAACCAGCTGCAGGGTAAACCGCCATACTGGTGCCAATAACCAACAAAATATCCGCCTGACCCACAATTTCTACGGCAGGTTCTATCATGGGCACTTGCTCGCCAAACCACACAATATGCGGCCTTACCTGACTTCCTTTGGGGCATTTGTCGCCAAGCTCGATGGTTGGCTTATCTAATTCAAATACCAAACGGTCATCCACTGTGCTTCTTCCTTTTGTTATCTCCCCATGCAGGTGGATAATGTTCGAACTTCCGGCACGTTCATGCAGATTGTCAATATTTTGGGTAATAATCCAAACCTCAACAAATTGCTCCAGTTCTTTCAAAATAAAATGTCCGGCATTGGGCTTTGATTCCAGCACATTTTTTCTTCGTTGATTGTAAAATTCCAAAACCAACGCTTTATCTTCTCTCCAACCTTCTGGGCTTGCCACTTTCATTACATCATACCCTTCCCACAGGCCATTGTTGCCTCTAAATGTTTGTATCCCGCTTTCTGCACTCATGCCCGCTCCGGTCAGCACCACCAGTTTTTTCATTTTTTCTACATTGTTTGAGACGAATATCGCAATCTAATCGTCTTGCTCAAACATTGTTATCTATTTTTGCAGAATCATTTTATTTAAATCGTAAAGGTGCTTAAAAAATTTACCCTCGTCGCTTTTGGACTTATTCTTTTTACTACCACTTTCGCTCAAGGAAGAATTGAAGGATATCTGACTCCCGGAATTGGCTATCGGCAATTGAGTACCTCCTCTACCCTTCTAAAAGATTCATTTTCAAACGCTGATAAATGGCGACAAAATTGGAGCGGAGGCATAAAATATCTAATAAGTCTCGACAAATACACCAAAATTCAGGTTGGTTTGGAGTATAAAGGTCGAAGTTTTACTCGGGTTCGTTCAGGTTTAAAATTTCACGACACCATACATCCAGAAGTAGGATGGCTGAAAGATTTATCGCAAACCACCAACGAAAAAAATGCCTATTACCACATGAAATATCGATACATCTCTATTCCGGTTATTTTTCAGAAAGTTTATAGTAGAAAGTTATTTATGAATAAAATGTATTTTGAATTTGCATCAGGTGTTGAATTTGATTTGAGATATGCAGACAAAATGGCTATTTTTTTAAAAGGCTTTTCGGTGGATGGAAACAACACGTTTAAGGTATCTAACTATTACAAACCCGACCTTTTTAATGTTAGTTTAAATATTGGAAGCCGCATGGAGTATAAACTTTCGGAGCGGTCTGACTTTAGTGTTCAACCCAATTTTACCTTTCCTTTGTTGGTTTCGGCAAAAGATGATTTTACAAAAATAAGGTTGTGGCAGATGGGTGTAGCGGTTGGTGTAAATTATATGTTGAAATAGAAAAAATTAAGAAAAAGAATTCAGATTAATAGACTACGTAAACAGGACCCGAGGCTAACTTTTTCACATAAGTTCCGCCTTCGGGCAGTTGATAGTGAATGATAAAGTAATAAGCACCCGGCATTACCACCTTTCCATTTACAGTACCATCCCAGCCTTTTCCTTCCTCATAAGATTCGAATATTTGCTGACCGTACTCGTCAAAAATGAGCATACTTGTAAAAACAAATAAACCTTTTGGGTAGAAATCCTCGTTCAAATCATCTCGATTGGGTGAGAAAACGTTTGGTATAAATATTTCGCAAGCCGTGGGTAAAATATCAATTTTAATACTATCCGAAACTACCCCGCAAGGGTGAGTAACGGTGGCCACATACAAGCCTGATTGGGTTGCCTGCCGAGAAAATTGGGTGTTGCCGTCGCTCCACAAAATGGTTCCGGCATCTGCCACTACGTTGAGATCAACATATTCTCCACCGCAAATGGATGTGTCGTTACCCAAATTCATTTTTGGCAATACCACTTGCCTAATTTTAATGGTATCTCTAAAGTTACATTTCCCGTTGCTACCCTGAGCCCAATAAGTTCCACCACTTGAAACTGTTCGGGTTTGATTGGTGCTGCCATCATCCCACAAATAATTTAAACCTGCCGAATCAACCTGTAAGACAATATCTGTACCCTTGCACAACAATGTATCTTTTCCCAAATTAAAACTTGGTCGAGCCAATACAGTAGTAGTCATTGGAAAAGTGTCTTTACAATTGCCAATGGTGTACACATAGAAAAAATCAAACGTACCGACTTTATCAGGCGAAAAGGTTGAGTTTGCAGCATCCACACCCGCACCATAAAAATATCCTCCACTCAATTTGGGCTGCAATTGCACCGAATTAACTTCATTCAAACAGTATTCCGTTTTTAGCCCGGCCACCGTATTGTCGGGCGGAGCAAGTACCTCAACGGTATCCGAAAAACTGGCTTTACACCCATTAATATCTTCCACCTCGCAGGTAACCTGAAATTTACCAACAGAGTTGTAAGTCCAAGTTGCTGGATTATTGGTAGAAGTGTTTCCATCACCAAATTTCCAGAGGGTGGAAATAATATTGTTTCCGCTTTGAGAAAAGGTAAATTTATTGGTATTTAGGCAAAGAGCCGTATCACTAAAATGAACCTTAGAGCTATCAATGGTGGGCGGCAGCACAAAGTATCGGTGCGTTATACTATCGTAGCAATACTCCCCTTTTGGGCTAACCTTTCTGCCCATTACCAATGTTACATCAAAATAGCCTGATGCACTGGTGGTGTATTGGAAGTTCTCATAATTTCCTTTAACATTGGTAGATGTGTGCCAAAGATATTTTGTGCCATCATACAAACCGTATATAGGTGGGTTTGGCAAATTTGATTTATTGTCAAAAACAAAAACGTTACTACCAAAACATCTGATGCTGTCGTTGCCGTCAATGGTGTCACTAATTTTAAAATCAACCTTATATGGAATAAGAATCGTATCTCTCAGAATAGTTGACGTTTTGCACCCTGTTGCAGTAGCCGTTAATGTAATGTCAAAAATTCCACCTTTGGTATAAACTCTCGATGCATTGGTACTTGTTTGTTTGGTGCTGCCATCTCCAAAATCCCACTCATAGGTCATGCTTAAACCCAACGAATTGCTTGATGAATTTGAGGTAGTAACACTATTGCCAGACAAGCATTGGTATGTATCGTTTATCGAAAAGGCTGCAACTATATTTTCTGTTTTAACGCTAAGCGTTGCATAACTTCCAGTGGTCAAATACTCATAGGTACCTGAATTAATGTTGTATTCATAAACAGCAAAATAGTACGTGGTATTCTTTTTTAACCCGGTCACATACACATATCCACCGCCGTTGTCATATACCACCTTCGTAACCGATTTGCCGGTTGGGTCGGCATTTTGACTGGTTTTAAAATTAGGGTCGGCAGTGTATGTTTTTGTTGAAGAGGGTACTAAGGAAACTGCTGTATCTTCTCTAATAAACACAATTCTGGCATCTCCATTTCCGTCGGTCCAACTCAACTTTAATTGGTTACAATATACCTCTGAAGCTGCAAGGTTAGAAGTATGCACGGTGGGAGGTTGTGCATTGACAAGTAATGTCAATACCACAAATATGATGGATACTATGAACCTGAAACGGGTCACAACGCTACAAATTTATATAAGTAAGACCGTTTAAGGAAGAAAACGCTGCAAAAACTACCTTATTTTGTTTTCTCAAGCAAAATGCAGTTCGGTTTGAGACAATAAAGGCAGCCCCACAAACCTGAGAAGCACATTTGCCAGCGTAACGACATCTTTTTGGCAATATGTTTTTATTCGCTCCAAATCATGTTCTTCATAATAAACTTGCCAAACCATGCTGCCGTCTATATCATCTTTTGGAGTTGGAATATTGAAGGTGGCCGCTAATAAATCGAGTGAAGTGTAACTTTTAAAATCACCAAATTTCCAAAGCTGCATGGTGTCAATATGGTTTACTTCCCACGGTTTTCTTCCGGCGGTATTGAGCAACATGGGCAATTTAATGCCATGCACCAACATTCTTCTCGACAAATAGGGAAAGTCAAATTCTTTTCCGTTGTGGGCACAAAGTGCTTTATTGGCTCCACTAAAACCGGCATTCAACAGGTTGCAAAATTCTAGGAGAAGAACCCTTTCATCATCCCCTGAAAAACTTTTGATTTTAAAATGGTAACTATCGCTTTGTCTAAAAAAAACACCCACACTTATGCAGACAATTTTTCCGAATTCGGCATAAATTCCGGCTCTATTGTAAATTTCTTCGGCAGTTTGGCCTTCTACCACCAGGTATTGAGCCTTGTGCTGCCACAATTTTTGCCAGCGTTCGTCCAATTTTTCAAATTTTTCGGTGGCCGGAACGGTTTCTATATCCAAAACCAAAATATTTTCGAGTTTCAAATTTTCTAACATGGCCGAAAGTTAGGCTTTTTTATTTCGTTGTCGTACCGCCTCATACACCACAACGGCTGTGGCTGTAGAAACGTTCATGGAATCCGCCTTGCCGAGCATGGGTATTTTTATACATTTATGGGCATTTTCAACCCAAAAATTGGTGATGCCAAAGGCTTCGCTGCCCATAACAATGGCTGTATTTTTTGACATATCAACCTCAAAATGTGGAATGGCACCTTCCAGATACGTACTGAATATGTTGAATCTATTTTCAGCTAAAAACTGCAAACAGGCTTCGTTTGAACATATTGCAAACGGAACGGTAAAAACCGTGCCCAGACTGGCTCTAATTACATTTGGGTTGTAAAAATCGGTATTTGCATTGGCAATTATAATAGCATCAACTCCTGCAGCATCGGCAGTGCGAAAAATTGCACCCAAATTGCCCGGTTTTTCAATAGACTCCAACACAAGAACTATACTATTTTTTGGTAATTTCAAATTGTCCAAACGAGTGTTGAACAATGAGAAAGTGGCCAACACATTTGGCACACTGCTTCTGTAGCTTATTTTTTCAAAAACCTGTTCATCAAGCAAAAATTGCTTTTCACACTCGACTTTTTCGGCATAAGCCTCCAAATCATCATTTGCCCAACAATGATTAAATAACATTTCAGTTGGATGCAAACCGCTTTCAATAGCAAGCTCAACCTCGCGTATTCCTTCCACCAAAAAAAGATGATTGCTTTCTCGGCCTCTTTTTTTATTCAGAGACTGTATTTTTTTTATCAGCGGATTTTTGAGACTCGAAATTTGTTGCACCCTGCAAATTTGATAAAAATATGAAATCATTAAATGGTTTATAATGCTAATTTTGTTGAGTATGAAACGGCCTCTTCTTTTAATCTTGCAGCTTTTTTTGTTTGTTCATTTAGCACAGGCACAAAATGGTTTTAAGAAGTTTTTTAAAAATTCGGAAATTCAATTCAATCTTAGCCCAACCAATGTTTTTAATTTTTCTTACAACAACGATTATTTGGACAAAGCCATAGAGAATGCGGATTTTCAAAACGACCCCAATCATTTAGCTGATGCCACTCCAACCAATGAAATACCAATAAAT
It contains:
- a CDS encoding peroxiredoxin — translated: MSVLVGKNAPSFVAPAVINGEEVVENFTLDQYKGEKYVIFFFYPKDFTFVCPTELHAFQEKLAEFKAKGCEIVACSTDTEESHWGWLQMSKDQGGIQGITYPIVADTTKTVSINYGVLAGEYGYDENEHLAATGPMIAYRGLFLIDKKGVVRHQIVNDLPLGRNVNEAMRMLDALIHLETHGEVCPANWEEGKDAMNATHSGVADYLAKH
- a CDS encoding quinone-dependent dihydroorotate dehydrogenase, which codes for MYAILKKILFQMDAEKAHHFVTKMLLWLNKFGLFGIVKQLLIGQLKNQKQQVAGLTFRNKLGLAAGFDKNAEYLEVMDKLGFGFVEIGTITPKPQSGNDKPRLFRLKRDHALLNRMGFNNEGMDTAVKRLSGFRAKFPKTDLIVGGNIGKNKVTPNENAHEDYAKCYECLYTYVDYFVVNVSSPNTPNLRELQDKDALKTIFEAIRKVDEKMKNKVPKPLFVKISPDNSFSQIDDILDLVEAYGLAGIVATNTTISRDNLLTNSLEVETLGAGGLSGKPVKKRSTEVVRYIRSKNNSIIIIGVGGIETATDANEKLNAGANLIQVYSGFIYAGPKIISEIVNGVK
- a CDS encoding NAD-dependent deacylase; its protein translation is MKKLVVLTGAGMSAESGIQTFRGNNGLWEGYDVMKVASPEGWREDKALVLEFYNQRRKNVLESKPNAGHFILKELEQFVEVWIITQNIDNLHERAGSSNIIHLHGEITKGRSTVDDRLVFELDKPTIELGDKCPKGSQVRPHIVWFGEQVPMIEPAVEIVGQADILLVIGTSMAVYPAAGLVQFAPAHCPIFLIDPDENHESTKQFKHIVAGASKGLEIFRDEFLGKFID
- a CDS encoding gliding motility-associated C-terminal domain-containing protein, which translates into the protein MTLLVNAQPPTVHTSNLAASEVYCNQLKLSWTDGNGDARIVFIREDTAVSLVPSSTKTYTADPNFKTSQNADPTGKSVTKVVYDNGGGYVYVTGLKKNTTYYFAVYEYNINSGTYEYLTTGSYATLSVKTENIVAAFSINDTYQCLSGNSVTTSNSSSNSLGLSMTYEWDFGDGSTKQTSTNASRVYTKGGIFDITLTATATGCKTSTILRDTILIPYKVDFKISDTIDGNDSIRCFGSNVFVFDNKSNLPNPPIYGLYDGTKYLWHTSTNVKGNYENFQYTTSASGYFDVTLVMGRKVSPKGEYCYDSITHRYFVLPPTIDSSKVHFSDTALCLNTNKFTFSQSGNNIISTLWKFGDGNTSTNNPATWTYNSVGKFQVTCEVEDINGCKASFSDTVEVLAPPDNTVAGLKTEYCLNEVNSVQLQPKLSGGYFYGAGVDAANSTFSPDKVGTFDFFYVYTIGNCKDTFPMTTTVLARPSFNLGKDTLLCKGTDIVLQVDSAGLNYLWDDGSTNQTRTVSSGGTYWAQGSNGKCNFRDTIKIRQVVLPKMNLGNDTSICGGEYVDLNVVADAGTILWSDGNTQFSRQATQSGLYVATVTHPCGVVSDSIKIDILPTACEIFIPNVFSPNRDDLNEDFYPKGLFVFTSMLIFDEYGQQIFESYEEGKGWDGTVNGKVVMPGAYYFIIHYQLPEGGTYVKKLASGPVYVVY
- a CDS encoding 3'-5' exonuclease — encoded protein: MLENLKLENILVLDIETVPATEKFEKLDERWQKLWQHKAQYLVVEGQTAEEIYNRAGIYAEFGKIVCISVGVFFRQSDSYHFKIKSFSGDDERVLLLEFCNLLNAGFSGANKALCAHNGKEFDFPYLSRRMLVHGIKLPMLLNTAGRKPWEVNHIDTMQLWKFGDFKSYTSLDLLAATFNIPTPKDDIDGSMVWQVYYEEHDLERIKTYCQKDVVTLANVLLRFVGLPLLSQTELHFA
- a CDS encoding RNA methyltransferase; this translates as MISYFYQICRVQQISSLKNPLIKKIQSLNKKRGRESNHLFLVEGIREVELAIESGLHPTEMLFNHCWANDDLEAYAEKVECEKQFLLDEQVFEKISYRSSVPNVLATFSLFNTRLDNLKLPKNSIVLVLESIEKPGNLGAIFRTADAAGVDAIIIANANTDFYNPNVIRASLGTVFTVPFAICSNEACLQFLAENRFNIFSTYLEGAIPHFEVDMSKNTAIVMGSEAFGITNFWVENAHKCIKIPMLGKADSMNVSTATAVVVYEAVRQRNKKA